One genomic segment of Gimesia chilikensis includes these proteins:
- the rplJ gene encoding 50S ribosomal protein L10 produces the protein MSKYVKELIISEIESHISDVRDFVVIDSAKVDAITDNSFRLKLQEKGLTALTVKNSLARRAFANKGIEGLGEVLKGPSTLVWGGEDIVELSKEMSKWAKEIQELDIKGGLTEGTSLTTDDVTKLSKSPGRIELIADIVGRILGPGSQLSSAIKGPGVTVVGQVKSISEDEELTLSRLKALASAKKNIAAKTEEPKDGEGDVATLIAVEDPTEKKFQTDESENAHLNNGQTDIASPNDWRSNIGPVKEHGDITSPPITIHLEARDSMGGQFKDPSMITQSLKLVMSTDSDHGIKEALAIRDPNMDLLDLVGDDSLIESASIDLGINAAFVSHSRRCEFILIGWHTFAEPKRVLDFLNHEFNTSPHNLSVFKNFAGKRIFNLRVENTHSEEELKQTLSNFQSVNSGRIVVESNDEMWEIWVERDPLLGSICSDKPIIVVTFSTKLLNSQSKNRLCKLVENTGVAFSESHNQTWLVDQIRNLQKDKA, from the coding sequence ATGAGTAAATATGTAAAAGAATTGATCATCTCGGAGATCGAATCACATATCAGCGATGTACGTGACTTCGTCGTGATAGATTCTGCAAAAGTGGATGCGATTACTGATAACAGTTTCCGCCTCAAACTGCAGGAAAAGGGTCTGACTGCTCTGACAGTCAAAAACTCACTCGCTCGACGGGCATTTGCCAATAAAGGCATTGAGGGGTTGGGAGAGGTTCTCAAGGGACCTTCAACTCTGGTCTGGGGGGGTGAGGATATCGTTGAGCTCTCTAAAGAGATGAGTAAATGGGCTAAGGAAATCCAAGAGCTCGACATCAAAGGAGGACTGACAGAGGGGACCTCGCTAACAACTGATGATGTGACCAAGCTCAGCAAGAGTCCGGGGCGGATCGAACTGATCGCCGACATTGTGGGCCGGATTCTAGGACCAGGTTCACAACTGTCAAGTGCAATCAAAGGACCCGGTGTAACCGTGGTTGGTCAGGTCAAGTCGATTAGCGAAGACGAGGAGCTTACTCTAAGTCGACTAAAGGCACTCGCAAGTGCAAAAAAAAATATCGCAGCCAAAACGGAAGAGCCCAAAGATGGTGAAGGCGATGTCGCCACTTTAATTGCAGTTGAAGATCCGACAGAGAAAAAATTCCAAACGGATGAATCAGAAAATGCACATTTGAATAATGGTCAAACTGATATTGCGTCACCTAATGATTGGCGTTCTAATATAGGGCCCGTGAAGGAACACGGGGATATCACTAGTCCCCCTATCACAATTCATTTGGAGGCAAGAGACTCCATGGGCGGACAGTTCAAAGACCCTAGTATGATAACACAGTCACTGAAGTTAGTGATGAGCACTGACAGTGATCATGGAATAAAAGAAGCCCTAGCAATAAGAGATCCAAACATGGATCTGCTCGATTTGGTGGGCGATGATTCTCTAATCGAGAGTGCTAGTATAGATCTAGGGATCAATGCAGCTTTTGTATCTCATTCACGACGATGTGAGTTTATTTTAATTGGATGGCATACATTCGCAGAACCGAAAAGGGTTCTCGATTTCTTAAATCATGAATTTAATACTTCTCCGCATAATTTAAGCGTTTTTAAAAATTTTGCTGGAAAAAGAATTTTCAACCTGAGAGTTGAAAATACACATTCAGAAGAAGAATTAAAGCAAACGCTCTCCAATTTTCAAAGCGTCAACTCCGGGCGAATCGTTGTTGAAAGTAATGATGAGATGTGGGAAATATGGGTTGAAAGAGACCCTCTGCTTGGAAGTATTTGTAGTGACAAGCCAATTATTGTAGTAACATTTTCAACTAAGTTACTCAATTCCCAATCAAAGAATAGACTTTGTAAGCTTGTTGAAAACACAGGGGTTGCTTTTTCTGAAAGCCATAATCAAACGTGGCTTGTTGATCAAATTCGAAACTTGCAGAAAGACAAGGCATAG